The Pseudomonas sp. R4-35-07 nucleotide sequence GGCGGGCGGTGGCTTTGGCCATGGGAAATAACTCCTTGAGTAAAAAAACGGTGAGCCTACCGGATTCAGGCGGTTATTTCCTGGCAAAGTTCCGTCTACTTGCCTGAGCGGGCCGGAAGCAGCCTGGCCCGCGGGGTTCAGGCCAAAACGATGTAGTCGTTCTGTTGGATGATGGCGGCGTGCGGGCCTTGTACAAGATGCACATAACGGCCGTCCACCAGGTCGATGGGCAGGCAGTCGTCGATATCCATTACCGCGTCGGTGTGGGCCTGGGACCAGTGGCGCAACAGGTGCTGCTTGCCCTTGCTCATCGCTTCGCGCTTGTCGCGCGCCACCAGCAACAGGTAGTGATGCGCCTCGCCGAAGCGGTTGGCCTCATAGCCGCCGAGGTTGATGAAATACAAGCGAGGCGCATCGCCATGCGGCGCCAATTGGCTGAACTCGACCTTCCAGCCGTCGACACCATCGACCGCCATCCACGAATCGATGTGCACGCCCTTGGGGCTGCCAAACCAGGCGTCGCGCAATTGCGGGTAGGTGGCCTGTAGCGTGTCCGCCACGGCAAACGCGACATCGTGTACTTCGATCCGGGCCCTGGGGTGCTTGCCCCCGAGCATCACAACAAACAGCATTGCGGGTGATTCCTGGCGATTGATCAGAGGCCAACCATACTGCGATTGAACCCTTTTGTCCGGTCAATGCCACACTGTTAATCCGCGAACTCATCAGGAGGTTGTCATGCGTACTATCGATCTGGCCGGTGTTCCCGTCCCTGTCATCGGCCAGGGAACCTGGCGCATGGGCGAAGACCCAAACCAGCGCCGTGCCGAAGTGGCCGCCTTGCAGCTGGGTATCGACGAACGCCTGACCCTGATCGATACCGCTGAAATGTACGGCGAAGGCGGTGCGGAGGAGGTGGTCGGCGAGGCCATCAAGGGCCGCCGCGACCGGGTATTTTTGGTAAGCAAGGTCTATCCGCACAACGCCAGCAGCCAAGGCGTGCCCCGCGCCTGCGAAGCCAGTCTTCAGCGCCTGGGCACCGACTACATCGATCTGTACCTGCTGCATTGGCGCGGCCAGTACCCCCTTGCAGAAACTGTCGAAGCGTTCGAGCGTCTGCGCGAAGCTGGCAAAATCGGCCGTTGGGGTGTTTCCAACTTTGATGTGGCAGACCTGCAGGAACTGGCGTCCCCCGCGTGTGCGACCAACCAGGTGCTCTACAACATTGAAGAACGTGGTATTGAGTTCGACCTGCTGCCATGGTGGCAACAGCACCATCTGCCCTTGATGGCTTACTGCCCGATTGCCCAGGGCGGCAAGCTGTTGGCGAGCCCGACGCTCAAGCAGATTGCCCATCGTCATGAGGCCACCCCCGCGCAAGTCTCTCTAGCCTGGGTTTTGCGTCAAGAAGGTGTGATCGCCATCCCCAAGGCAGTAACGCCCGAGCACATACGGCAAAATGCCGCTGCTGCGAAGCTGGTGTTGGACGAACATGACCTGGACGCGATCGACCGCGTTTTTGGCGCCCCCAAGCGCAAGCACCCGCTGGCGATGGTGTAGCGCGAGCAGGAACGGCACCTTCCCTGGGCCGTTCCCGCCACCGCCGCGGTTAGCCGGCTACCGGACTGCGCCAGTCGTCCGAGCCTGAAGTGCCGGCTACTTCATGGGTCCAGACGATCTTGCGATAGGTGAAATACACGTCCTCCAGATGGGTGAAGTGGGCGTTGTCCGGGTCCTGGCAGTTGGGCATGCGCGACTGGATGTCCACGATCGTCGCGCCTTCCAGTTCAATGGTGAAGTAGTGCTCCTGGGTGCCTGCCGAAGAGGTGCGAAACCATTCCAACCGGCATGACACTTCTTCCCCCGAGGTCAGTGCGCTGAATAGCAGGGGCGAGGATTTGTCGAAGACCTTGCTGATCATCAGCGGTTTATGCACGCGCTGGCCGGTAGGCTGGCCCGATTGCGGGTCGCGGGGAATGATCACCTGATGGGCAAATGCCTGCACCAGAATCTGATCCTCGTGGCCTTCCTGATAAATGTTGCCTACCGAGTCCTGGGTAAATGTACCTGCGGTGATCAAACCTTGTTTGACACCGGTGACTGAGAGGTACGCGGGTGTTGGCATGACGGGTTTCCTTGTCTGATTGAGTAGGTGCTCCCGAGCGATGAAGTTGTCGGCCGGGTGAAATGCCTTTAACAAAAAGCGTGCCTGAAAGTGCGTGGGTCAATGAAATCAAGGTGTAGAAAGTTAGAGCGTTTCATAGGGGGCTGATTTTGCGGGTTTTTAGTATTTTAAGTTGCACATAAGTGCGCAGTTAGTTGCTCATGGTGAGAAGTGAGTAATCAGGCGCAGTTGGCGGTGATCGCGGGCTATTTAACTTGATTAAGTGCGCAAATTACTGCGCAGGCCTTGATTTTAGAGGGCTCGTAGGAAATTCCTTAAGTGTAGTGCTATGGCTTGCTGGCTGTTTTTTTGATGGCTAAGGTTCGTTCACTTCGTTGTGTGTTGAACGAGGGTTAAGCGCAGCTCTGCTACGCATTTCCCAGCATCAAGTTTGCCTATTCAGCCTTCATAGTTGTGTGCAGCCCAAAAATGGTTCATTCAGAAAAGACGTGCGCTTATTACCAGGAACTTGCACGGAAACCTTGTTCGCCAGGGGATTTCGCCGGCAATGACGTGCGCTTTTCGAGTGAGTTTGAAACCGTGGAAGCCGAGGTTGCCAAGGCGCAGTCCATACATGGCGCGAGCCTGCCGGACTGGCAGCAGGTCTGCGAGTCCAGTGAGCGCCTGTTGCGTGAGCAGTCCAAGGACCTGCGCCTCGCTGTGTGGCTCACCTGGGGACTGCATCAGCGTGATTCATTCCCGGGGTTGCTGGCCGGCCTCGGTTTGCTGGTTTATCTCTGTGAGCATCACTGGGCGGCGGTCTATCCCACCAAGCTGCGCACCCGCGTTGCCGCATTGGGTTGGCTGGTGACGCGCCTGGCCCCGCTCTTCTCGCAGAACCTGTCGCTTGTCGACCGATTGCCCTTGTTCCAGGCGCTGCAGGCACACCTCGTGCGCCTTGATGAGCTATTGAACGAACGCCTTGGCAGTGACGCCCCGTTGTTGTTGCCGATCCGGCGACAACTGGCGGAACGTCTGGCGCGTGCCGCGCAAGACGGCGCGCAGCCAGCGGGCGCTGCGGGCGTGATCACCCAGGTCAAGCAGGCGCTCACGCAGTCGCTCAAGCCTGAGCTGCTGATCAACAATGAAAAAGATGCCCACAAAGTGCTGCGCGCCTTACAGGAACAGGCCCGTACATTGTGTGCCTGGTGGTTGCGCCAGAATGCCACCGACCTGCGGGCCTTGCGTTTGGGACGCACCTTGGCGTGGCTGAGCCTGGTCAATTATCCCGATGCCAACAGTGAGGGGGTGACGGCGTTGCGCCCGCTGGCTCCCGACAAGCTTAAACGTTACCAGGATCGTCTCAGCCAAGGCCATCACGCCGAGCTGTTGCTTGAGCTCGAGGTCAGCCTGGCGGGCGCATTGTTCTGGTTCGATGGGCTACGCATGCTCTGGGAATGCCTTGAAGCCTTGCACGCGAACTTGGCCATGACCGAGCTGGAAACGAGCTTCGCGCTGTTATTGCAACGTTTGCCGAACCTGCCCGAATTGCGCTTCGACGACGGCACGCCGTTTGCGGGCGCGGCGACCTGTGAGTGGATCACGCTTCATGTTGTTCGCCACCTGCACAAAGCCGAGCCTTTCAATGCCGTTGCCGATGGCGGCAGCGAACCCTGGGAAGCCGCCTTGCAGACGGTCATGCCCAGCTTGCGCAAGGACGGGCTCAAGGCTGCCGTCGGCGTGCTCAA carries:
- a CDS encoding DUF1543 domain-containing protein codes for the protein MLFVVMLGGKHPRARIEVHDVAFAVADTLQATYPQLRDAWFGSPKGVHIDSWMAVDGVDGWKVEFSQLAPHGDAPRLYFINLGGYEANRFGEAHHYLLLVARDKREAMSKGKQHLLRHWSQAHTDAVMDIDDCLPIDLVDGRYVHLVQGPHAAIIQQNDYIVLA
- a CDS encoding aldo/keto reductase is translated as MRTIDLAGVPVPVIGQGTWRMGEDPNQRRAEVAALQLGIDERLTLIDTAEMYGEGGAEEVVGEAIKGRRDRVFLVSKVYPHNASSQGVPRACEASLQRLGTDYIDLYLLHWRGQYPLAETVEAFERLREAGKIGRWGVSNFDVADLQELASPACATNQVLYNIEERGIEFDLLPWWQQHHLPLMAYCPIAQGGKLLASPTLKQIAHRHEATPAQVSLAWVLRQEGVIAIPKAVTPEHIRQNAAAAKLVLDEHDLDAIDRVFGAPKRKHPLAMV
- a CDS encoding Hcp family type VI secretion system effector, producing the protein MPTPAYLSVTGVKQGLITAGTFTQDSVGNIYQEGHEDQILVQAFAHQVIIPRDPQSGQPTGQRVHKPLMISKVFDKSSPLLFSALTSGEEVSCRLEWFRTSSAGTQEHYFTIELEGATIVDIQSRMPNCQDPDNAHFTHLEDVYFTYRKIVWTHEVAGTSGSDDWRSPVAG
- the tssA gene encoding type VI secretion system protein TssA, which encodes MVHSEKTCAYYQELARKPCSPGDFAGNDVRFSSEFETVEAEVAKAQSIHGASLPDWQQVCESSERLLREQSKDLRLAVWLTWGLHQRDSFPGLLAGLGLLVYLCEHHWAAVYPTKLRTRVAALGWLVTRLAPLFSQNLSLVDRLPLFQALQAHLVRLDELLNERLGSDAPLLLPIRRQLAERLARAAQDGAQPAGAAGVITQVKQALTQSLKPELLINNEKDAHKVLRALQEQARTLCAWWLRQNATDLRALRLGRTLAWLSLVNYPDANSEGVTALRPLAPDKLKRYQDRLSQGHHAELLLELEVSLAGALFWFDGLRMLWECLEALHANLAMTELETSFALLLQRLPNLPELRFDDGTPFAGAATCEWITLHVVRHLHKAEPFNAVADGGSEPWEAALQTVMPSLRKDGLKAAVGVLKQGLHSAGSERARFHWRLALARLCMRAGKPDLGRIQLEQLDLELQRAGLDRWEPELALHVGRLLYRCYDLLPQNHAVRESKDATHRRLCQFDLEAVLE